From a region of the Babylonia areolata isolate BAREFJ2019XMU chromosome 21, ASM4173473v1, whole genome shotgun sequence genome:
- the LOC143296218 gene encoding uncharacterized protein LOC143296218 has product MICSGEDKTDVTSPEVTSMTDPLQPDRLLRKRNSNLQKQLDVTLQILSEEYRQCKERMYKEERDCGKFLQTLYETVPGLQSYGQPNTRSMSASGVLRDRQFSLSPPPAEPPHPDSPRLTTTTGQWKGGNPDPGHHDSIPFAQRPLTAWSVVSSRQQQQTGGRWSQNHRKMSGTKAAEKRTPRNSLGSGPFRRDSQGPGMGRGGGGGKVANNKRPQTAGAVHRSQSHVSQEQNPRRPKMSFGFRKTGPCFGKSACSDHERLMHDMVLKKFLSIFDPGVKRDTTSKSTTTPTPAAVLETRGQRSKRTPPQDQSLSGSSDDVNDDGCSESADSGDQKAGEVSEEDSSVGHKPHCGRRVVWSARPHRKMGSVSAPDIRFLDRPASDPASAAAGPAPPKPRSHSLSLPAGVGHTTGTHRTFHGQGLQERVPHLDPKIRALALQKSLPVVGNAETNHHHHPAPPPAAEADEVYGEHGTIRASHTQPRTADQDAQEDGRFGQNTRRRPSVLNNKSQSDTDILKKPPALGKHSHHHHHHHQQQGTDLSAPQHRDGLHQTTAPRRHSTVTPATHRRLSEVSGLVAPEQLVERLMKAGRTTISCADPPRRPKTAPGKSELSHRLVPVSRKTIVGILSEIDNQRASTRTMLSASKDLQQFVKNLTDPLDLLLLEGDSD; this is encoded by the exons aTTCTCAGCGAGGAGTATCGACAATGTAAAGAACGCATGTACAAGGAGGAGAGAGACTGTGGAAAATTTCTTCAG ACTCTGTACGAAACGGTGCCAGGACTGCAGAGCTACGGCCAGCCCAACACACGGTCCATGAGCGCCAGTGGCGTCCTGAGGGACCGCcagttctctctttccccaccgcCGGCAGAGCCGCCACATCCAGACTCTCCccgcctcaccaccaccactggccaGTGGAAGGGAGGGAACCCTGACCCTGGGCATCATGACTCCATACCCTTCGCCCAGCGTCCGCTGACCgcctggtcagtggtcagcagcaggcagcagcagcagaccgGCGGGAGGTGGAGCCAAAATCACAGAAAGATGTCTGGAACCAAGGCAGCCGAAAAGAGGACCCCCAGGAACAGTCTGGGATCAGGACCCTTTCGGCGTGACAGCCAAGGTCCAGGCatgggcagaggaggaggaggaggcaaggtCGCCAACAACAAGAGACCTCAAACAGCAGGAGCCGTCCACAGATCCCAAAGTCATGTCAGCCAAGAGCAAAACCCCCGTAGACCCAAGATGAGTTTCGGGTTTCGTAAAACCGGACCGTGCTTTGGGAAAAGTGCTTGTTCTGATCATGAGCGACTCATGCACGATATGGTGCTGAAGAAATTCCTGTCCATTTTCGACCCCGGGGTCAAGAGAGACACCACCTCCAAAAGTACGACGACACCCACGCCCGCTGCAGTGCTGGAAACAAGGGGACAGCGTTCCAAAAGAACTCCTCCCCAGGATCAGTCACTGAGCGGCAGTTCTGACGACGTGAACGATGATGGGTGTTCGGAGTCCGCGGACAGTGGAGACCAGAAGGCCGGGGAGGTCAGTGAAGAGGACAGCAGCGTGGGGCACAAGCCTCACTGTGGGCGCCGTGTGGTGTGGAGCGCCCGTCCGCACCGCAAAATGGGGTCAGTCTCTGCCCCAGACATCCGCTTCCTGGACAGACCTGCCTCAGATCCAGCGTCTGCTGCCGCAGGTCCTGCACCTCCCAAGCCCCGCTCCCACTCCCTGTCGCTGCCCGCGGGTGTCGGTcacaccacagggacacacagaaccTTCCACGGGCAGGGTCTTCAGGAACGGGTTCCCCACCTAGATCCCAAAATCCGAGCGCTGGCGTTACAAAAGAGTCTGCCCGTTGTTGGTAACGctgaaacaaaccaccaccaccacccagcccctccACCAGCAGCAGAAGCTGACGAAGTGTACGGGGAACACGGCACAATCAGGGCTTCACACACCCAGCCACGTACAGCTGACCAGGACGCTCAAGAGGACGGCAGGTTCGGACAGAACACCAGACGACGACCCTCCGTCCTTAACAATAAATCCCAAAGCGACACCGACATTCTAAAGAAGCCTCCCGCGCTCGGGaagcacagccaccaccaccaccaccatcatcaacaacagggAACGGACCTCTCGGCACCACAACACAGGGACGGCCTCCACCAAACCACAGCGCCAAGGAGACACAGCACCGTGACCCCGGCCACACACCGCCGGCTGTCGGAGGTCAGCGGCCTCGTGGCCCCGGAGCAGCTGGTGGAGAGGCTGATGAAGGCGGGGCGGACGACCATCTCCTGTGCCGACCCCCCCAGGCGTCCCAAGACAGCCCCGGGCAAATCGGAGCTGAGTCACCGCCTGGTGCCCGTGTCCCGGAAGACCATCGTGGGCATCCTGTCCGAGATCGACAACCAGAGGGCCAGCACCAGGACCATGCTGTCCGCCTCCAAGGACCTGCAGCAGTTCGTCAAGAACCTCACTGACCCCCTCGACCTGCTGCTGCTGGAGGGCGACTCTGACTGA
- the LOC143296058 gene encoding uncharacterized protein LOC143296058 gives MTNGLPMTVVVVMAAAMVVGYVTCDCVNPRAVLTFNAGLTTTVHDYSQRKSAVADAIKTQGAEADFMCLQEMWFEEDMKAVLDKVGADFPYHYSAIHHSVGRLRGDEKGSWWKPAGWDTVPCTKWKVLAFLACMGLNCAKASNQRKCMNENCHRNLYGPFYGLSQNCRSCMSVASSGATSILDKCARTFKKFNRVNRPGLLVLSKKPLSDVQYVNFHHGFPVLLERGYIQAKSEGLTHVCAHLSAVFRYHFEVGLPQYMSFKQQQLAEIRMLNSTFFSSLHLLMGDLNTGPERNVSGLPILSGEAPANYDFLTNNLHYQNPYLQNNGNCTYCPSENRVLIAENMQYGDLVIDHVLTSPGVTSDVTSAKRVFDDKNTALSDHYGVQVDICLP, from the exons ATGACCAACGGCCTAccgatgacggtggtggtggtaatggcggCGGCGATGGTCGTGGGGTATGTAACGTGCGACTGCGTCAACCCGCGAGCAGTGCTGACCTTCAACGCGGGATTGACGACCACGGTGCACGACTACAGCCAGCGGAAATCTGCTGTGGCTGACGCCATAAAGACCCAGGGAGCGGAGGCCGACTTCATGTGTTTGCAGGAAATGtg GTTTGAAGAGGACATGAAGGCGGTGCTGGACAAAGTGGGAGCGGATTTCCCCTATCACTATTCCGCCATACACCACAGTGTGGGCCGACTGCGAGGAGATGAAAAAGGG TCATGGTGGAAGCCAGCCGGTTGGGATACAGTTCCATGCACTAAGTGGAAAGTCCTTGCGTTTTTGGC aTGCATGGGCTTGAACTGCGCCAAGGCCAGCAACCAGAGGAAGTGCATGAACGAGAACTGCCATCGCAATCTCTACGGACCTTTCTACGGCCTGTCCCAGAACTGCCGGAGCTGTATGTCCGTCGCCTCTTCTGGGGCCACCAGCATCCTGGACAAGTGTGCCAGGACCTTCAAGAAGTTCAACCGCGTCAACAGACCG GGCCTTCTGGTGCTGAGCAAAAAGCCGCTGAGTGACGTGCAGTACGTCAACTTCCACCACGGCTTCCCGGTGCTGCTGGAGAGGGGCTACATCCAAGCCAAG TCTGAAGGCCTGACCCACGTGTGCGCACATCTCTCCGCCGTGTTCAGATACCACTTTGAAG TCGGTCTGCCTCAGTACATGAGCTTCAAGCAGCAGCAACTGGCGGAGATCCGGATGCTGAACTCTACCTTCTTCTCTTCACTCCATCTGCTGATGGGAGACCTCAACACTGGACCTGAGAG GAACGTGTCCGGACTGCCCATTCTGTCAGGTGAAGCACCGGCCAATTATGACTTTCTGACCAACAACCTTCACTACCAAAACCCCTACCTGCAGAACAATG GCAACTGCACGTACTGCCCGTCCGAGAACCGTGTCCTGATCGCCGAGAACATGCAGTACGGTGACCTTGTCATTGACCACGTGTTGACCTCTCCAGGGGTCACCTCTGACGTCACCTCCGCCAAG aggGTGTTTGATGATAAGAACACTGCGCTGTCAGACCATTACGGCGTTCAGGTGGACATCTGTCTGCCCTGA